Proteins from a single region of Carassius gibelio isolate Cgi1373 ecotype wild population from Czech Republic chromosome A5, carGib1.2-hapl.c, whole genome shotgun sequence:
- the LOC128008543 gene encoding ubiquitin-associated and SH3 domain-containing protein B codes for MESCTMAAKEDLYAKVAPRMQRQNRTGTVKHGNSLDVLLSMGFPKTRALKALVSTGGRNVQAACDWLFSHVDDPFLDDPLPREYVLYLKPSGLLLNQLSSFWQQSRITCGKNKAHNIFPHITLCQFFMCEDSKVDVLCEALQAVVGQWKGRFPSPLPLEFYSSSNFIGLFVEEKVAEVIKSFATDFATEAASKADVRVEPHKKQLHVTLAYHFQSNHLASLEKLAKGVDITLGCDWQAVLLSRDIRFANHETLRVMYPYVPQNDDELELVPGDFIFMSSIEQATASEGWVYGTSMSTGLSGLLPENYVNRADECDTWVLHGSFSFLNLSPPTDIRGAMGGIFLDSHLDGRLFDDPMPMDPNSLSVMCQPMQILCPNQSRLPKRTLFVCRHGERMDVVFGKHWITQCFDAKGRYVRSNLNMPLSLPARSGGYRDYDKDCPITVFGSTQARLVGEALLESHTVVDFVYCSPSLRCVQTAYNILRGLQKDGKTKIRVEPGLFEWTKWVSGTTLPAWIPPADLAAANICVDTTYRPHIPISKLAVSESYETYISRSFQVTREILSECNNLGNTVLIVAHASSLEACTRQIQGLTPQNSKDFVQVVRKIPYLGFCACEEMGETGVWQLVDPPILPLTHGPNHSFNWRETLLQD; via the exons GCTAAAAGCTCTGGTTTCGACTGGGGGCAGAAATGTCCAAGCAGCCTGTGACTG GTTGTTTTCCCATGTGGATGACCCGttcctggatgatcctttacccaGGGAGTATGTGCTGTACCTGAAACCCAGCGGTCTCCTCCTTAACCAGCTCTCCAGCTTTTGGCAGCAGAGTCGCATTACATGTGGCAAGAACAAAGCCCACAACATCTTCCCTCACATAACCCTCTGCCAGTTCTTCATG TGTGAAGATAGTAAGGTAGATGTCCTGTGTGAAGCTCTGCAGGCAGTGGTGGGTCAGTGGAAAGGTCGTTTCCCCTCCCCACTGCCCCTGGAGTTTTACTCCTCCTCAAACTTCATCGGCCTCTTTGTGGAAGAGAAGGTGGCTGAGGTGATCAAGAGCTTTGCTACAGACTTTGCTACTGAAGCGGCTTCtaaagcag ATGTTCGTGTGGAGCCCCATAAGAAGCAGCTTCATGTAACTCTGGCCTACCACTTCCAATCCAACCATCTTGCATCCTTAGAAAAACTTGCCAAAGGTGTAGACATAACATTGGGCTGTGATTGGCAGGCTGTGCTTTTGTCACGGGACATCCGATTTGCCAATCATGAG ACCTTGCGGGTGATGTACCCCTATGTGCCTCAGAATGATGATGAACTGGAGCTGGTGCCCGGTGACTTCATCTTCATGTCGTCTATAGAACAGGCCACTGCCAGTGAGGGCTGGGTCTATGGGACCTCGATGAGCACAGGGTTATCTGGGTTACTTCCAGAAAACTACGTCAATAGGGCAGATGAGTGTGATACTTGGGTCCTGCATGG GTCTTTCTCATTTCTTAACTTATCCCCCCCAACCGATATCAGGGGTGCTATGGGTGGGATTTTTCTTGACTCACACTTGGACGGTCGTCTCTTTGATGATCCCATGCCAATGGATCCCAACAGTCTGAGCGTTATGTGTCAACCTATGCAG ATCCTATGCCCTAATCAGTCTCGATTGCCTAAGAGAACGTTGTTTGTGTGTCGCCATGGTGAAAGAATGGATGTAGTGTTTGGGAAACACTGGATCACTCAGTGCTTTGATGCCAAAG GTCGGTATGTGCGGTCAAACCTCAACATGCCACTGAGTCTCCCAGCGAGGAGTGGGGGGTACAGGGACTATGATAAGGACTGTCCTATCACTGTGTTCGGATCCACACAGGCTCGTCTAGTCG GGGAGGCTCTCCTGGAAAGTCATACAGTGGTAGACTTTGTATACTGTTCCCCTTCTCTGCGCTGCGTGCAAACAGCTTATAATATCCTCAGAG GTCTTCAAAAGGATGGGAAGACTAAGATCAGAGTTGAGCCAGGTTTGTTTGAGTGGACTAAATGGGTGTCGGGAACCACATTACCTGCCTGGATCCCTCCTGCAGACCTGGCGGCTGCTAATATATGTGTGGATACAACATACAG ACCTCATATACCCATCAGTAAACTGGCCGTGTCGGAGTCCTATGAAACATACATCAGTCGCAGCTTCCAAGTGACGCGTGAAATACTGTCAGAGTGCAATAATCTGG GAAATACAGTGCTGATTGTGGCCCATGCTTCCTCTCTGGAGGCTTGTACAAGGCAGATTCAGGGACTGACCCCACAGAACTCTAAAGACTTTGTGCAAGTGGTCAGAAAG ATACCTTACTTGGGCTTTTGTGCTTGTGAGGAGATGGGCGAGACGGGCGTTTGGCAGCTCGTGGATCCACCCATCCTGCCGCTCACGCATGGACCCAATCACAGCTTTAACTGGAGAGAAACACTGCTGCAGGACTGA